From a region of the Poecile atricapillus isolate bPoeAtr1 chromosome 4, bPoeAtr1.hap1, whole genome shotgun sequence genome:
- the LOC131578621 gene encoding sodium/hydrogen exchanger 9B2-like isoform X6, whose product MVEEDVNHCEDSEPSVCGRNGMIPMHEQSEQGPAADAKGTDGNVQTEETALLNHCTQQPPEPTAGSSVPARTWRQIFACPPQGLMAQAVTNVAFVVLVWAVVWSITGAECLPGGNLFGILFLYFCAVIGGKIFGFIKIRTLPPLPALLGMLLAGFLIRNTPFISDFVQINLRWSAALRNIALSIILTRAGLGLDPKALKKLKAVCLRLAFGPCLSETGTAAVLAYLLLHLPWQWGFILGFVLGAVSPAVVVPSMLILQAGGYGVEKGVPTLLMAAGSIDDILAITGFNTCLGMAFSSGSTLYNVLRGVLEVAVGIAAGGILGMFIRYFPSHDQASLAWKRSYFVLGLSMFAGFGSIHFGFPGSGGLCTLVLAFVAGVGWSDEKREIEKIVAVAWNIFQPFLFGLIGAEVSVTSLRPETVGLCVAILGIALVVRIIATFLMVSFAGFDFKERLFVSLAWIPKATVQAAIGSLALDTARRHQDEQLEN is encoded by the exons ATGGTAGAGGAAGATGTAAATCACTGTGAAGATTCTGAACCATCAGTATGTGGGAGAAATGGCATGATTCCTATGCATGAGCAAAGTGAG cagggaccagcagcaGATGCCAAAGGTACTGATGGGAATGTACAAACAGAAGAAACTGCTCTCTTGAACCATTGCACTCAGCAACCTCCAGAACCAACAGCAGGGTCTTCAGTACCTGCAAGAACATGGAGGCAAATATTTGCTTGTCCTCCTCAGGGTTTAATGGCCCAAGCAGTGACAAATG TTGCATTTGTGGTCCTGGTTTGGGCGGTGGTTTGGTCCATAACTGGGGCTGAGTGTCTCCCAGGTGGAAATCTCTTTGGaattctgtttctttatttctgtgctgtCATCGGAGGTAAAATTTTTGGATTCATTAAAATACGAACACtaccccctctccctgctcttctGG GGATGCTACTTGCTGGTTTCCTAATCCGAAATACCCCATTCATCAGTGACTTTGTCCAGATAAATCTACGCTGGTCTGCAGCACTGAGGAATATTGCTCTTTCCATTATCTTGACCCGAGCAGGACTTGGCCTGGATCCAAAG GCTCTTAAGAAGCTCAAAGCTGTCTGTTTACGGCTTGCTTTCGGACCGTGCCTCTCAGAaacaggcacagctgctgtccttgCCTACTTGCTCCTGCATTTGCCATGGCAATGGGGATTTATATTAGG ttttgttctaGGTGCAGTCTCCCCTGCTGTGGTGGTTCCCTCCATGCTGATTTTACAAGCTGGGGGATATGGGGTGGAGAAGGGTGTCCCAACTTTGCTAATGGCAGCTGGCAGCATTGATGACATTCTGGCTATCACGGGCTTCAACACTTGCCTTGGGATGGCTTTCTCCTCTG GTTCTACTCTGTACAATGTGCTCCGTGGAGTGCTGGAGGTTGCTGTTGGCATAGCAGctgggggaattctgggaatgtttATTCGATACTTCCCAAGCCATGACCAG GCATCTTTGGCATGGAAGAGATCATATTTTGTACTTGGACTGTCCATGTTTGCTGGTTTTGGCAGCATCCACTTTGGCTTCCCTGGAtcaggagggctctgcacatTAGTCTTAGCTTTTGTTGCAGGTGTGGGATGGTCTGATGAAAAG agggaaatagaaaaaattGTGGCAGTTGCATGGAATATCTTTcaaccttttctttttggtttaaTTGGAGCAGAAGTATCTGTTACATCTCTTAGGCCTGAAACTGTTG GGCTCTGTGTTGCTATATTAGGCATTGCCCTAGTTGTGCGAATCATAGCAACGTTCCTGATGGTGTCTTTTGCTGGGTTTGATTTCAAGGAGAGGCTGTTTGTCTCACTGGCATGGATTCCCAAAGCCACTGTCCAG
- the LOC131578621 gene encoding sodium/hydrogen exchanger 9B2-like isoform X4 — translation MVEEDVNHCEDSEPSVCGRNGMIPMHEQSEQGPAADAKGTDGNVQTEETALLNHCTQQPPEPTAGSSVPARTWRQIFACPPQGLMAQAVTNVAFVVLVWAVVWSITGAECLPGGNLFGILFLYFCAVIGGKIFGFIKIRTLPPLPALLGMLLAGFLIRNTPFISDFVQINLRWSAALRNIALSIILTRAGLGLDPKALKKLKAVCLRLAFGPCLSETGTAAVLAYLLLHLPWQWGFILGFVLGAVSPAVVVPSMLILQAGGYGVEKGVPTLLMAAGSIDDILAITGFNTCLGMAFSSGSTLYNVLRGVLEVAVGIAAGGILGMFIRYFPSHDQASLAWKRSYFVLGLSMFAGFGSIHFGFPGSGGLCTLVLAFVAGVGWSDEKREIEKIVAVAWNIFQPFLFGLIGAEVSVTSLRPETVGLCVAILGIALVVRIIATFLMVSFAGFDFKERLFVSLAWIPKATVQAAIGSLALDTARRHQDEQLEKFGTTWQISANLPASATFYTSN, via the exons ATGGTAGAGGAAGATGTAAATCACTGTGAAGATTCTGAACCATCAGTATGTGGGAGAAATGGCATGATTCCTATGCATGAGCAAAGTGAG cagggaccagcagcaGATGCCAAAGGTACTGATGGGAATGTACAAACAGAAGAAACTGCTCTCTTGAACCATTGCACTCAGCAACCTCCAGAACCAACAGCAGGGTCTTCAGTACCTGCAAGAACATGGAGGCAAATATTTGCTTGTCCTCCTCAGGGTTTAATGGCCCAAGCAGTGACAAATG TTGCATTTGTGGTCCTGGTTTGGGCGGTGGTTTGGTCCATAACTGGGGCTGAGTGTCTCCCAGGTGGAAATCTCTTTGGaattctgtttctttatttctgtgctgtCATCGGAGGTAAAATTTTTGGATTCATTAAAATACGAACACtaccccctctccctgctcttctGG GGATGCTACTTGCTGGTTTCCTAATCCGAAATACCCCATTCATCAGTGACTTTGTCCAGATAAATCTACGCTGGTCTGCAGCACTGAGGAATATTGCTCTTTCCATTATCTTGACCCGAGCAGGACTTGGCCTGGATCCAAAG GCTCTTAAGAAGCTCAAAGCTGTCTGTTTACGGCTTGCTTTCGGACCGTGCCTCTCAGAaacaggcacagctgctgtccttgCCTACTTGCTCCTGCATTTGCCATGGCAATGGGGATTTATATTAGG ttttgttctaGGTGCAGTCTCCCCTGCTGTGGTGGTTCCCTCCATGCTGATTTTACAAGCTGGGGGATATGGGGTGGAGAAGGGTGTCCCAACTTTGCTAATGGCAGCTGGCAGCATTGATGACATTCTGGCTATCACGGGCTTCAACACTTGCCTTGGGATGGCTTTCTCCTCTG GTTCTACTCTGTACAATGTGCTCCGTGGAGTGCTGGAGGTTGCTGTTGGCATAGCAGctgggggaattctgggaatgtttATTCGATACTTCCCAAGCCATGACCAG GCATCTTTGGCATGGAAGAGATCATATTTTGTACTTGGACTGTCCATGTTTGCTGGTTTTGGCAGCATCCACTTTGGCTTCCCTGGAtcaggagggctctgcacatTAGTCTTAGCTTTTGTTGCAGGTGTGGGATGGTCTGATGAAAAG agggaaatagaaaaaattGTGGCAGTTGCATGGAATATCTTTcaaccttttctttttggtttaaTTGGAGCAGAAGTATCTGTTACATCTCTTAGGCCTGAAACTGTTG GGCTCTGTGTTGCTATATTAGGCATTGCCCTAGTTGTGCGAATCATAGCAACGTTCCTGATGGTGTCTTTTGCTGGGTTTGATTTCAAGGAGAGGCTGTTTGTCTCACTGGCATGGATTCCCAAAGCCACTGTCCAG
- the BDH2 gene encoding dehydrogenase/reductase SDR family member 6 codes for MGRLDGKIILLSAAAQGIGRAAAIAFAKEGAKVIATDINESKLQELGKYPGIQIQVLDVTKREQIENLAKEIEKIDVLCNIAGFVHHGTILECEEQDWDFTMNLNVRSMYLMIKTFLPKMLKQKSGNIINMSSVASSIKGVVNRCVYSTSKAAVIGLTKAVAADFIEQGIRCNCICPGTVDTPSLQERIQARPNPEQALKDFLARQKTGRMATAEEVAHLFVYLASDESAYVTGNELIIDGGWSL; via the exons ATGGGCCGTCTGGATGGGAAGATCATCCTGTTGTCTGCGGCAGCACAGGGCATTGGCCGAGCAGCTGCTATT GCTTTTGCTAAGGAAGGAGCCAAAGTCATTGCTACAGACATCAATGAGTCTAAACTGCAAGAACTGGGGAAATATCCAG GCATTCAAATACAGGTTCTGGATGTCACCAAAAGGGAGCAGATAGAAAATCTGGCCAAGGAGATCGAAAAGATTGATGTCCTCTGTAACATTGCAGG GTTCGTTCATCATGGAACTATTCTGGAGTGTGAGGAGCAAGACTGGGACTTCACAATGAACCTCAATGTTCGCAGCATGTATTTAATGATCAAGACGTTCCTTCCAAAG ATGCTTAAACAGAAATCTGGAAATATTATTAATATGTCTTCTGTGGCATCCAGCATCAAAG GAGTTGTGAACAGATGTGTCTACAGTACTTCAAAGGCAGCAGTTATTGGGCTAACTAAGGCTGTGGCTGCTGATTTCATTGAACAAGGCATCAGATGCAACTGCATATGTCCTG GAACTGTTGACACACCATCTTTACAGGAAAGAATCCAAGCCCGGCCTAACCCAGAACAG GCATTGAAAGACTTTCTAGCCAGACAGAAAACTGGAAGGATGGCTACTGCTGAAGAAGTGGCCCATCTCTTTGTGTACTTGGCCTCTGATGAA TCTGCCTATGTGACTGGTAATGAACTAATCATCGATGGAGGATGGAGCTTGTGA